A genomic window from Pseudomonadota bacterium includes:
- a CDS encoding DUF2157 domain-containing protein, whose amino-acid sequence MIKHIRWLANEVEQWCAAGIITREQAAAIKGRYPDDQPAQWGRIIFFSLGAILFGLGVILLFAYNWHALHKFVKLGVVFLAILAAHGSGFALCRPQSNNQALGEGLHVLGTVLFGAGIWLIAQIYHINEYYPNGILFWSLGALALAWALPSTPQGVAAAFLVALWGGCEVWGFHQINHPAPLIIIVGLLPLAWLQKSRVLLGAAISSILVTVAFNSGRMDEDLLVTVFIFLANALIAAALLAGRSRSFPESRRILSFFGNLVYIIVLYALTFKGVSRHLAFDLDSLAAILYLTISGFLAVSCWLMTALKAVRQSADIRQILQPEHIGQIISMVLVLALGFADHGGGWGWGGASIFNLLFLFHCVMLIIHGCREVNLKQTTLGCLLFSILAISRYVDLFGSLIARSMVFFVVGGAIFATGFFYSKSKKQGLEDKR is encoded by the coding sequence ATGATCAAACATATCAGGTGGCTGGCAAACGAAGTTGAACAGTGGTGTGCGGCAGGGATCATCACCAGAGAGCAGGCTGCGGCAATCAAGGGCCGTTATCCTGATGACCAGCCGGCCCAGTGGGGACGGATCATATTTTTCAGCCTTGGGGCTATTCTCTTCGGGCTGGGAGTTATTCTGCTGTTTGCCTATAACTGGCACGCTCTCCACAAATTCGTCAAACTCGGAGTGGTCTTTCTGGCGATTCTTGCCGCCCACGGCAGCGGTTTTGCGCTCTGCCGACCACAGAGCAATAATCAGGCGCTGGGCGAAGGTCTGCATGTCCTGGGAACTGTCCTGTTTGGCGCCGGCATCTGGCTGATCGCCCAGATCTATCACATCAACGAGTATTATCCCAACGGCATTCTTTTCTGGTCCCTTGGCGCCCTTGCTCTGGCCTGGGCCCTGCCCTCCACCCCGCAGGGAGTCGCGGCGGCGTTTCTTGTCGCTTTGTGGGGCGGCTGCGAGGTCTGGGGATTTCATCAGATCAATCACCCTGCGCCATTGATAATCATCGTCGGCCTGCTGCCCCTTGCCTGGCTCCAGAAATCTCGAGTCCTGCTGGGCGCGGCAATTTCATCCATACTGGTCACTGTGGCATTCAACAGTGGCAGAATGGATGAAGATCTTCTGGTCACGGTCTTCATCTTCCTTGCCAATGCCCTGATCGCGGCTGCTCTATTGGCAGGCCGGAGCAGATCATTTCCCGAAAGCCGCAGAATACTCTCTTTCTTCGGCAATCTGGTCTATATCATCGTCCTTTATGCCCTTACCTTCAAAGGTGTAAGCCGACATCTTGCTTTTGATCTTGATAGCCTTGCTGCCATTCTCTACCTGACGATCAGCGGTTTTCTGGCAGTATCCTGTTGGCTTATGACGGCCCTCAAGGCAGTGCGGCAATCGGCAGATATCCGGCAGATTCTGCAACCCGAACATATCGGCCAGATCATCAGCATGGTTCTGGTGCTCGCACTGGGCTTTGCCGATCACGGGGGCGGCTGGGGCTGGGGTGGAGCGTCCATCTTCAACCTGCTGTTTCTCTTCCATTGCGTGATGCTGATTATCCACGGCTGCAGGGAGGTTAACCTCAAACAAACAACTTTAGGCTGTCTGCTGTTTTCGATTCTGGCAATTTCCAGATATGTGGATCTCTTCGGCAGCCTGATCGCCAGATCAATGGTTTTCTTCGTTGTTGGCGGCGCAATATTTGCCACCGGCTTCTTTTATTCCAAATCAAAAAAACAGGGCCTGGAGGATAAGCGATGA